Genomic segment of Acidobacteriota bacterium:
TGCACCCTCTGCCGATAGAGCCATCGCGCAGGACCCTCACGCGGATGCTCCGGCCCGGTGAACATCCCTGCGTTCGCCATGTGTCCGATCACAGCCGAACGTATGGACCCCTGCATGTCGATGCACAGATCGAAGCGCTCCGATCGAAGCCTGCGCCGCAACCCCGCAATATCGCCAAGCGTCTTCGCCGCAAGCGGTCTCTTCTTCCACTCGCGAGTTGCCGCAAGGTACGTCTCGTCGACCAGCGGCCTCGCGGTTCCGCGCCCTGCAGGGGTTCCCGCTGCCTGCAACAGCGGAAGCCATCGCGGCTCGATGACCCACCCGATGAACCACTCCGGATGCGCCGCCCGCAGCGCCGCAACGGCAGGCATGGCGTGCAGAACATCGCCCATCGCGCCGATCCGCACGATCAGCACGCGTCGCCGCTCAGCGGCAGTCAGCACATGGTTATGAGTCGCCAAAGACCAATTCTCTCACGCAGAATTCCAGTATTTCGCCTGTGCCCGAAACAAACATCGGGTGCCCCATCCTTCGCACAGCGAAGGGTGGGATGAATGAAATCGTAAGGAATAAACGTCAGTGTCCCTAACGCCCTTTGCGCCGGTCGAGCTGCCCGACCATCGTCACCAACTGCGACACAGCCTCTTTCTCCGCAATCAACTCGACCTTGAGATGCGCAACGATCAGCGGCCCAATCGCCCTGAGCCGCCCACGCATCTCCGGCGTGATTTTAACCGCGTCCTTCTCCGTTGTTACAAATCCGTTGGCCCCAATCTGTTCAGCGTGGCCGATCAACCGAGTCATATCGCTGTCGTCGTACAGTTGATGGTCGGCAAAGGCCATTGTCTCCATCGGTTCATAGCGCGATGCCGTCAGCATCTTCGTAAAGTTCGCGGGGCGCGCAATGCCGCAGAACGCCAGCGGCAGCGTTGGCAGCGTCACCACCTCCGTTCCATCCAGCAGAGTCAGTGACCGCCGTATCACCCACGTCGCAAACCCGTGCCCCCGGTCGCGCAGCCCGTTCAGGACTCCCTTCAGCGCATCTGCCTCTTCTTCACGGACGACGATCACATGCGCCTCGCCGAGCGCCGAAACCGGCTCGCGCAGATTTCCCGCGGGCAGCAGCGTGTCCTCCGCATCCTCCAGCGTCAGCAGCGCAATATCGATGCTGCGGGCCAGACGCAGGTGTTGAAATCCATCGTCCAGCAGGTGAACGGCGATGCGGCCCTGCGCCTGGTCCCGCTCCGCCATCAACCCGGCCTCATAGCGGTCTGCACCCGCAAATACCGGGGCGTTCGACTGCTGCGCCAGAAGCACCGGCTCGTCGCCGTGCCACTCCGGATCATCGTAGGCTTCTACGCGCTCCGTCACCTCCGAAGTGCGTTTGTACCCGCGCGTCAGAATGCTGACCTCATAGCCTCTGCGGTGCAGAATGCCTGCCAGCATCGCAACAAACGGCGTCTTGCCCGCGCCTCCCGCCGACACGCTTCCCACGCTGATCACCGGCACCGGAAGATGCTTCTGTTTCAACCAGCCCCACCGGTACATCCGCCGCTTGGCCACCACAACGGCGGCATAGAGCGGAGTCAGCGGAACCAGCCATGGTCTTCGTGCGCTCATGCCGCGTCCCGCCTCATCAGGTCGAGAAGCGCCTCAACCGTCCGTGCCGTCGCGCCCGCCTGTGCATTGAAGATCGCGCGTCCACGCTCGCCGATGGCCCGCACGCTGCCGCCCCCACGCATCATCTCCATCAGGTCATCGGCCAGCGTATCTTTCGTTGCGATGCGGAGAGCGTCCTCCGCTCTCATCGCTTCGACCATCTCGCGGAAGTTTTCACACGACGGTCCCATCACGATCGGCACGCGAAACCGCGCTGGCTCCAGCGGATTGTGTCCTCCCGCCTGCACCAAGCTGCCGCCCACAAACGCAACGTCGCCCAGCGAGTACACCGACGCCAGGTCGCCGATCGTGTCCAGCAGCACCACGCTGCCCGGCGCAATCTTTTCTGTGCTGCCGCGAAGCTCGCTCGCTCTTGTTGCACGGATGCCGCTCGCACTCACCAGCGCCGCCACAGGCTGAAACCGCTCCGTGCGCCTCGGGGCCAACACCATGACAGAGCCGGGAATCTCCTCCACAATCTGCCGCCACGCCTCCAGCAGCAGC
This window contains:
- the lpxK gene encoding tetraacyldisaccharide 4'-kinase; the encoded protein is MSARRPWLVPLTPLYAAVVVAKRRMYRWGWLKQKHLPVPVISVGSVSAGGAGKTPFVAMLAGILHRRGYEVSILTRGYKRTSEVTERVEAYDDPEWHGDEPVLLAQQSNAPVFAGADRYEAGLMAERDQAQGRIAVHLLDDGFQHLRLARSIDIALLTLEDAEDTLLPAGNLREPVSALGEAHVIVVREEEADALKGVLNGLRDRGHGFATWVIRRSLTLLDGTEVVTLPTLPLAFCGIARPANFTKMLTASRYEPMETMAFADHQLYDDSDMTRLIGHAEQIGANGFVTTEKDAVKITPEMRGRLRAIGPLIVAHLKVELIAEKEAVSQLVTMVGQLDRRKGR